attaggTGTAAAGAAAAGTACCCCATCAGCTTGTCAATGATACTAGAAACCGATGCAGTAGAAATTCACTTTTGGCTTATCCCCTCCACGGTACAACAACCCAACAGTTCGTTGTGTAGCTTGGACCAACTCTGCATAAGTGGTTGAGCTCAAAGCTctaccaggaaaaaaaaaaaaaaaatttcctttggCCCAAATTCTCTTAAGTATTTAGGAATATTGTTGAATtcactcactctcacacacTACTCACAATTGCtatagaaaaagaagagagaactCTTTGCTTTAACCTTTTCTCTTCCTTCACTCGATATAAATTTTGTCTGTAGCGTAGCCATATATATAGTCTTCCAATCCTTCTCATAACCGACATGTTATTTATTAGTTTAGATAACTCctcttaatttatttaattaaacttACATACAAGTTAACTCTTTCTTTAGTAAATTCCACTATAACTTATCTCTTTATTAATTTTCAgttaatttaagttttaacataatttaatttaaaatgcaCTAAGAGCACTTGTagtagtggagctaaaaagctacatagctattttagctctaccaaaacacaaaaataaccaTACAGCAATGGAGCtataggttttttgtttttgttttttggcttcattgctacagtgcacatctatctatagatgtgtaCTATTGCTTagagctaaaaaaaagaaaaattattccTTGCCCGGTTGTGTGTGTAGTTATGATGGTTGTatatagtagatatattattttattgtagtagatatcttattttattgtgatgtttatattattttattgtgttgaaagctaaaataaattCACAGCTGCAgtatgtgtgtaggtaaaatagataaagtaactttttgtggtgccaaatagctaaatttttagctccactactgTGCATGCTCTAACATAaccaatatattattttattggtaatttCTCGGATATAAGATAATTGTCTAATGCTTTCAAGTATTCCATAATTTCTTACTACTTTCTTACGCTAATAGTATCagctttctttattttatatttgatgaCTGTATAAAGCATAAGGTCTATGATCTAGATCTAGAtcttcttttagtttttatttatcatttcatTTCTTAGCTAGCGCTAAGGGTAAGATGCTTTTCTTCCACAGACTGAAATTATTAGATCGGTCCAAGATAGAATCATGTCAAATAATCCATGAAGTACTCCAAAAGTGATGGAAAAACCAGGAGGAGCCAACTTCTAGTGCAAGGACTTTCACAAGAAAAAACTTCTTGTGCAAGGACCACTAATGGAAGTTAAAATTGACCAACATATGACAGATCAATGGTCCCTCTCAAGTGGTCACCTAATGAATGAGAGAAGGAAAATGATTGATTTAAATGTTGAGGGAACCGCCATTCAGTCTCCAATCTCCATTATAttcattgaatttaaaaaaaaaaaaatgttgaactCTTTAAATTTATTGAAGTGGCATAGATTATCCTtgaaaaacatagatttttataaaatttctgtAAATTAAAAGGACTAATATTCATAAGAAGaattttagccaaaagaaaaatcataagaAGAATATTGAGGAAAGTGATGagcaaatttttgtttttaaaagagaaattaatttttttctttaaaaaaagaaaagaaaaacccttaTATAATAAGTAGCTATTGCCAATCAATTAAGCTCATCTAACCCTTTTGAGGTTGCATTTTCTTGTGGAGAGTTTAACTAGATGTTCTCATCCATCAAAGAAAATTCAGCTATAAGTTCAATTCATCAATTTTGTTTCCAAGGGCTCTTAAGCTCTTCCCCCCTCCAACTTTGAAAATCGGGTTTGCTACTTATCTAGCAATACAAATTTAATGGTTGCCGGTTAAATGTCAAGCAAATTGCTCAAAGTTGTATTTTCATTGCAAAATGGAGCACAATTTTCACTTGTTAACATATATGGAAGGTTGGGAATAAATGTGTGTCCCATAGATTGTTAACATATTTACTCAAAGAAAATGGGTATATTTCACTTTAAACTCTGTATTTTTAAGGGTAATCCAAATCAAACTCTATAGTTTTACAAGTAACAAAGTCAGCCATGAACTTTTAACATGCAACAAATTAAACCTTGAAGTCAAAATGGGTTTAACACACTTAACTATAATAAttattgttgaaaaaagaaaagaaaaaaaaaagccaatctGGAGTCACGACTTGCGAAAGAGATAGgtttttatgtatataataataataataataataataataataataaggaacATAAAAAAGATGAGAAATCCATGTGTTTGGTTGTGCTTCTTTGCTTTCTCTTCTTGTCCTACGTGAAGGAATgagttactattattattattattattattattattttttttatattttttttttgagaaacaggaatgaataattatttgaatCCCCTTATCACCTTTGGACTTTGGTCCATAGCAAGGAAATTTTGAGTTAAGTGATTTTTTACTAACTACGATTTTGTTTCTATCACtttcttatttatataaaaatttatccaATAATCTCCCATTAGGGggaaaaaatcatcaaataatCGGGCCCATATCATCATTCACCTCATGCTATACAAAATTTAGGGTAGCTCATGGCGTTATTGTTCTCATTGTTTTATAAATTACATTTGCTAATGTGTAACGTGTGAATGTGATAACTCAcatcccatatatatatatatatatatatatgtatatattcataaatatatatgtatatattcatAAAGTATTGATTTGATTCAGatattttaaatatgtgatttatggaaaaaaaaagaagaggaactTGGAGCTTGTGATTGATTTCAAAATGTTTTCTATCACCACTACAtgtaggggtgtgcatgggtcgggttaAGAGAATTTTTGACCCGAtccaccatggtgggttaaaaaaaattcaacctaacccaacttatcacataagtccaacccaacccaacccatgtgggttggataattttttctcatgtgggttggataatttttttttattactattattattaaattgagtagaaaaaaatatatcacgCCTGTTACAtgagttgataaacaaaatatacatgaatATATGAACTAACATTCCAACTTAGTTATACATTAATATATGAGCTAATATGCATTAATATTGGTTTTTATATGGGATAGGAGAAAGAGttggttatttaaaaaaaaattattaattagataatatatattaaatatatgggtgggtcgggttgggtttggcggGTTTGAAATTTATGACCCCAACCCAACCCGATCCgctatcaaaaattttttttacaacacaacccaacccaccaagccttaaaaaccgacccaacccgacAGGTTGGGTTAGGTCGGGTTGGTTTTGGTGGGTTGACTGTACACCCCTAACTACACGAATCATTCTCTATGTTCCTTTCCTTCTATCCCTATCTCTCTAAGCATTAAATATGCTTTTAATTGAGTTGCTTCCGGTGTCTTTTACTATTTTTGTCGAAGAGTTAAAGGTAAGTTTTTAGTTAATGGGAGGGGGTTTTAAGTGTTTGGTTAATGGGTAATGAGTTTTTAgtatattatgatttttatgaTTATAAATAGATCGAGATAGGTATTCAGTAATTTGGTCATTTGGGTTGTACATGTTTTAGTAATTTTCTagattgatatatttttgtaagtaaaattttgtaatgGATGTTGATGTGTAAAGATGGATTTTTgtgaaggaaaataaaattagggATTGTCTAGAAGAGATATTGGGGCGGAAGATTCCTTCAGAAGAGTCTTCACTAAGATATCCACTATGTCCATCACGACCTAATCTTGATCATTTCTTAGcgtgtttgatttgattttaggCTTTTATTTGAAGTTTTGTGTTGGAAATGAGAATTTTACTTGTAATgatttgtaaatattaattttgggagctttgatttttcatttctaaaccATGATTAGTGGAAagcaatggtttttttttttttcatggattttGGGGTTAATACTTGTTTTGGAGGTGAATGTGTTTACCTACTAGGAAATTTTTATGGTGATGAATTCTTTATTAAAACTGTGTTTGATAGTTGAGAAAATTTAGAAATGGAATACAGTAAATtgttaaagtaaaaaaataataataataaaaaggggAAAATTTTTGGTTCAAAACATGTTTAAAGCTTTTGGGTTccgttcctcaaaaaaaaagaaaaaagaaaaaaagaaaaaaagcgtTGGGCTCCAAACCTCCAATGGATAAATGACTTGTGCCCTGTTATATGCAATGCATACTACTCACTTGCAATGTACAACTATAAATGACATATTTCTATTGGTGGTTGGAGCCTAAGGCATAAGACATGTTTGGAGCcaaattgtgtaaaaaaaaaaaaatcacatacaCAATATTTGGTATACTATCCACTTTCCATAATTTGATAGATATGAAAAAACTTGAGGGGTGTTGTTCAATGGTAGGAAGCCCTCGTTGCCCTCATCACATGTACTTATATGAGTTGTGGGGTTCGAGTAGTGGCACACTTCATTGTTACTCAAGTGATATTTGTGATATTATCCATTGTCGTCATGGGGTGTGGGGTCAGTAAGTTCACACCAAAACcctccattttttatttagaaaaaaaaatacacattttaaaattctctaatttttttttcaatctcaCAAAGCAAAAGGTAATCCTTCACATTTGCCCTCCCTAGTGTTTACCCTTACTCCATGCATCTAAAGCTATCTTCCACAATTATCCATACAACTTGTATCTTAcaatttaactttattttttcaattctcaatctAGAAATATATCAACTTTCTTCTCTTATTATTTCATTAACACATTCAAACCAAGTAAGGAATAGCTACTCTCTCTCATCTTTATTCTTTCCTTGCCTCTCTCTCCAATCTATCATTCCTTCCTTGATCTACCATTCAATAGTTGGTTAGAATGATAAGGAATTTGGCACTCTTCTACTCTCTCTTCCCCTCTATCAATTCAAACGGACTATAAAAGTCTTTTTACCATTATTTATTTACGGTGATAGGGATACTATTTAAGCAAGAAAACTAGCCTGGCATAACTGATAACTGtgtatttatcttttatttacagCTAAATAGGCATGGAAAATAAGCCtacttatttaaaaagaaaaaagagaagctaAAATTTGCATTGAAATAACGCTATTACCCCTATCTTGTCGTACGTCTGAATTTGGGAAACTTATAAAAGAAGGTGCAATTAATTTagattattaataataataatattagcaAAGAAGGGGAAAGCGGAAAGGCGCGAGGCGAGTGTGAGAATCTCCTACAAATTCTCACATTTATTATCCAAAATCAATAAAGCAAATTGCGTGTCTGATTTgtgaaattgagagagagacagcTTTTGGCGCCTCTCTCTGTTGCTTTTTTGTTCTCTCCTGTTTCTTCAAACAAAAACCCACTcatctttcatttgtttcattcatcatttttttttttttaaatattttttttccccttataaATATATCACAAACTTCATGATCTGACTCTCAACTCTCACATTCATTCCCAACCAACaactaatctctctctctctctcgctctctctcatACTGTACTTGagagttttgaaattcacagGAAAACTCCGATTATTGGATCACATTTTGATTCCGGTAAGTGAAGATGGATTCGATTACTATTGTATTTATTCACTTTATTCCTTGTTTTGCTTCTCATTTTCAGTTTGGGTTTTTagttcatttttataataaaacatatcccaatatttatatttttatatatagatataaattgGTTGCTTTCTGCTAAGGTTCTTTGACAATGCTTGATTAAGGAAATGAAATAAatgcaaaaatgataaatttgagAGTACATGTGATGTGGCCGGCCCTGAAATTTTTGGACTGTGTCTGTGTCTGTGTCTGTTTAGGATTTATAACTTATTTGGTGAAAAGATAAGAGAATAGGCAGGCTGTCTTAGATacactttaattaattaagcgGTTTTTTGTTGTCGTTGTCCTATCTTTGGttactttctttcatttcatttcatttcattatttccagtccacATGAATATATGCCCTTTGgatcattatatatttttctatttgaaaatcAAAGTGAAAGAAAGGTCACCATGTTTTGTCTGTTGCTTTGAGCAGTTAGCTTTGTATGTAAGTTATTGATGCTGCagctttgcttttgtttttctattttgaacCTTTCAACTGTGGCTTATGTTTTGGTGCAAGTTTACTACCACTTCAAACATAATGTATCAAAGCATACTTTTTGCCCTCTGGTTTTTtacattgttttttttccccccctctTTTGGTGTGAAGGGTTACTGATATGGAAGCATCTGGTTCAAATGTACCAAAATACGATGATGAGGAGGAACAAGTGTTGAAGGGTTTGCTTGATGCATTTGGTCATACTTTTTCTCTTGATGATATAGCTACTGCATATTGCAAGGCAGGCCGGAATGCAGATTTGGCTGGTGAGATTTTGTATGACATGCAGGGAAGCACCTCTAGCGCTGCTACTCACGCATCTAATGGTGAGGCCAAGGGTGAAGAATCACCAAAATCATCCTGTGGTAACTTCTCTGAGAAGTCGGATATAGCAACTGGAAATTCCAGAGCTTCAAAGCCAAAAACTCGTCCAGTTTGTGCAGGCATGGTTTCAAGCATGCTTGGTAAAGATTATATCAAGTCCACACCACCAGTAAATGGATCTTATATGGTGAGGAAACCACTCAAACTGGACTCGAAAGTGATGCCAATGTCCGAACTTTGGGAAGTTGAAGCTAAGTCATGCTCTCCAAAGTATGATCGCTTACACCAAGAAATGgaagattttcttttcaaaatgcTTGGCGATGGGTTCAAGCTGGATAGGGATGTGATTCGACAAGTTCTTGGTACACTATTCATTCTGTCTAATAGTCTGATTAATTGATGTTAATTGGAAATAGTGATGTTCCAACTGTGTTTTACATAGCTACTAATCAGGCTTCATAATGAATATGCAGATAATTGTGGATTTGATATGATACAGGTATGCATATTGTCCTGTTTATATTGCTTTCACTTAAGAAATATCCATTCTTTGGTAAATTGTGATTCTGTGATGCCACATCTCAATAACGATTTATTAGAATGAACTATCTCGCTTTTGGAGGGCTTTGTAGAGTTGGTTGACAACTATTTGCTGCTTCTTTCCTCTatgaaaaattaatgttaaaacaTGTCTTATTTTACCTTATAATCTTGCTGATATTGTTGGCAGTTTAAGGATAGTTGAACTGGATAGACTAGATAAACCAAGAAGGTCCAAGGGCTCCATGGTGACCCCAGTGAGCCAAAGGCCTGAAAAAATCTATGCTGAACGAAGAACCACAAAGCTTAGGCCTTTTTAAGGAACTGCTCAATTCTCCTAAGACCCTTGTATAGCATATGATGCAGATAGAGCCCTCAGTTTATTTATGGCCTTTTATGGAATCCCAGGCATGAATTAAAAAGAGAGACTAATAGACtagttgttatttaaaaaagtaagaggggtttttgttttgtgcgGAAAAGGAGATAAGTATCCCTGTAAGAATAACTATTGCTTGTGATTCTATGTCGAATGAAGACTGCTGGACAAGAAATTCTCTCTGCACTAGAAGAGATAATTTAAGAAATGGGAGCTTGAACACTCCCCCCGCCCGCAGGTTCTCTCTTCCCAGTGCCCTCTTTCTTCCTTGAGGGCGGTGGTGTGGGTTTAAGTTTTCCTCAATTTCATCTTTTAATCTTGTTTGGCTTCATATTAATTCACCTATGctttgaaaatgttttctatGTAATCAAGGAAGCTTGGCATCATCATTTTACCTTTCTATATGTATTAGCTTTTAGTATCAATAAGGGCTATGgcttatataaaaaagtatCAATAAGGactacaatttatatttttccttttaaaacaATGCATGTTTATATTCTCTCTGCTAATACCTGACAGTTATATATCCTTGACACTTGACAGAGTGTCATTTGAAGTAAATAGATAGTGAATTGATTTCCCTGGGAAAATACATGTTGTTTCTAACTTTCTCTAATGACATATATGTCATTTTCTCATCTGCATTTCATTGTTATGATATGTTtaagataaaaactaaaaagcatCTCTAAACTACAATTTCTGTTTTTCCTCTAACCATTCAGAGCATGGAGAAACTACTTGATCTAGCTGCAGTGACTGTAGGCAAGCAGAACAATTTTGTTGGTGAACGTACTGAAAAGGTTAGTGCGATTGCcaatatttttagaattcaGTGGCCAACTAGATTATATATGCCtcctttttttaaatagaaattcATGGAATGCTTTAAGGATCCATTCTAATATTATATAAGAAACTGGCTAATCTTTTATAAGCTTATAAGATTGAGAGGCATGAGAAATTCATGAAGTGTTTTGATAATGAAATGAtctgaaattaaatttgattatGCACTTTCTTTAGCCATAGGGATTTCAACTTGATTGCCAATGAACTCTAGCCCAAATGGTACATGACTTAGCTATAATCTTGGTTGGAATATAAAGGTTTATCATTTGGCTAGTTGGAATATCAGATTATGCTGAAGAGGCTGTTTATTTTCATTGTTTGAGGATCAGTGGAAAGAGACATTTGGTCCTTATTTTTGAGGGGCATGTGTTCATTTTCTATGCTTTAGGTAATTATAAGGAGTGTAACTGCTGCATCTTCGAACACGAATCTTTGTGAAAAGACATGGAATCATCAACTCCAGTCTGgccttatctctctctctttttcttttttggtagtGTAATTGTTTAAGAACAGGTATTTTTGCTTGTCCTGTTTGTTGCAATAAGTATTTTAATGATGTATCCCCATAAAACAcacatttccttctttttatttctatacAATATTACCTGCATTGCCTTACATTGACTAACACTTTTGcttaatttaaaatgaaatagaaCTGCCCCTAGGTGTTCTCTATTGGGTGGAAAAAAGTGGGGTTTGGTAGGTCTTAAATTCAAATGTTTGCCtttatgtaaaaagaaaagaaaaatgtatttgCTATTAAGTATAGCAATTTATTGtagtttgatatttttttcctttctcgtTTGAGTTCATCTTTCAGTTTAGAGATGTGAGTCCAGAAGTGGAAGTACTTTCACATCAAAGAAAGCTACAGTATGTGAATCATCCTGGACGGTTTGATTGTTTCCGTTACATCCCTTTTATAGTAGCTAGTGAACATTCTGTTTTGgttataaaattattacttCATTTTTAAAGGGAAGTGGTGGGAGGTTTTTTAGGTAATTCACACATTCTCTTCTAGGTCTTTTCTTAAACTTTGTTTGCATTCATACAGAAATGGAAATAGAGTTTCATCTACAAATGGAATAGAACCACCTGGAAAActtagagagagaaatgatCTCGAAAAGGAAGTTTTGGTCGCCTTATTTAATGCTCCAGAGAGATCTAATGAATTAGTTGGAAGAACAACAAATGCAGCAAAGAGATCTGCAGCATCATGGCGACTGGTGGATGGACCTCCAATGGACTTTCTTGTAGATCACAAGAAAACTGTGACATACTTACGGAGAGATCATGAAGATGGTATGCACTAAGTTTTCTGGGAACTTGATGCCCTGAGTATATTGTATGGAGCTTGTAGAAGGTCCAGAACATTTAGAAACAGACGCTCTAAAAACTAATGGAGTTGATGTTCTACCTGTTAAGGGACTTGTGTGCTTGCTCACTGTGGTCTTGGTATATTTTCctgtattaattaaaataaattgtcaGGTTCTTTCTGTAGATGTTCCTTTCACATGAGCTCTGATTAGAATTACTGGCAGGTTTATGTGATGTCTTGAATGATGCTGAAATAATTATGGATTATCTTTCTATGTTAGGATACACTGTCACTaattatcaagaaaaagaaattgaataaGGTTACACACTGACCTCTGATGTGGCCTTAGACTTTTGATTTTTCTGTGGCTTTGTTGCTTCAGTTAGATTATATGTCACATATACATTCTCACAAAGCTAGGCTCTCGTGCTGAATCATTTGTCTGTCTTCCTTTAAAAGGAATGATCTTACGGGTTACTAGTTTATATGTCTTGGGAAAAAGGTGGCATTGATTTGTAAGTAGAAGGCCATAAAAACAAGTCTATTCCTGTCATCTGGGCATATAAATGATTTTGCGTAAATCTATAAATATCAGTAGTTTTGATGTTGCATAACTCAGTTATCTTCGAAATTTATGTTTACGTCTTTTCTGAGTTTGAATTACATTCAATACTTAGAGGTTGCTATGAATTGTAGATGTGGATGAAGAGGAAAACTACCAGATTCTTCGTAAAGCTGTCAATGAGTATAGGGGCATCATGAAGGAGTACTATAAAGCTGTAGGTCACCTTTTACGTTTTCCTGTTTATGCTCTCTATCTAGTTTTCTTCACTATAAATTAAGGGTATCATTTCTTGCCAGGCTGTTGATGCATTTGCTGAGGGGGATCACGTTCGAGCAGAAAAACTTTTAGAACAGGTAAGAATTCTATCTTACTGTCACTATGTAATATATGTCTTTGGGTGAGACTTAAGCAACAGTGTTTGATTTGTCTTAGTTCATCCAGTCTCTTGTGACTTAAAACACTGTCACAACATGATTTAATTTCACACTTCTCTTCGTTATGGCTCATATTGAACCATTCATATACATGAAGATGTTTCAGATATGCGTCTTCTAtctgaaataaaaaatgagaattttaaacaggattttaaatagtttttactGAGAATGCTCCTGGAATGGCAGGgacatttttttcacaaaaaggTTCGTGAAGCAGATGAAGAATCCAGTAAAAAGATTTTAGAATCTAGGTGATTGTCTTTTCATTTaggctgtgttttttttttttcctattatttgTTTGGGATGGGGGGTTTCATAAGCATCCATATGATATAGTGTtcgttttgttttgttcataAGCAGAAATGTGGATTCACAAGATGAAATTTTGCTTGACTTGCATGACCATGGTGCCAAGGAGGCGTTACGTCTCCTGAAGTGTcatatttcttcattttcacGCATCCCATGTAAGTAATTGTTCTGTCATAACTCACTAGTGAATTATTTTACATTGACTGGAATGATTTGCGTTGTCTTTCCTTTCAGCTATCAAGGACCTTAAAGTCATCATTGAGACAAATGATGAAGATATCACAAAAGGGTCTCGTAGACGTCAGGTGAGATTGGTTGATTTGTTTATCTTAGTTCATCTTAGTGGGGATAGTGCTTCTCCAATTAGTAACTGTCTTGGGCTAATGTAATGATGTGAAAAGCAAGTTTTGAATCTGACAAATGCAAATGGAAGTTTGGAATGATGATTGAACTGTCCAGCATTAGAATATTGCTTTTGAACCCGCTTTTTTCTGTCATTCACCTTTTTTTCATGCTAGGCTACTCCCTAGAACTAAGTCTAATGCTAGTCATATAATTCAACTtgtgtttaaaatataataaactgCATGTTTTCGAATCTTGAAGCACCTTGAATCCTcctttaagaaaaattattctGTGCTATCTATTTCATCGTTCTCATTCCTGGGCCTTGTGCTTTCATTGCAATATTTGGTAactatatttgattttattttgataggTTTTGAAGCTATTGGAGAGGGAATCAATTAAGTG
The sequence above is drawn from the Castanea sativa cultivar Marrone di Chiusa Pesio chromosome 5, ASM4071231v1 genome and encodes:
- the LOC142635997 gene encoding putative nuclear RNA export factor SDE5 isoform X2 is translated as MEASGSNVPKYDDEEEQVLKGLLDAFGHTFSLDDIATAYCKAGRNADLAGEILYDMQGSTSSAATHASNGEAKGEESPKSSCGNFSEKSDIATGNSRASKPKTRPVCAGMVSSMLGKDYIKSTPPVNGSYMVRKPLKLDSKVMPMSELWEVEAKSCSPKYDRLHQEMEDFLFKMLGDGFKLDRDVIRQVLDNCGFDMIQSMEKLLDLAAVTVGKQNNFVGERTEKFRDVSPEVEVLSHQRKLQNGNRVSSTNGIEPPGKLRERNDLEKEVLVALFNAPERSNELVGRTTNAAKRSAASWRLVDGPPMDFLVDHKKTVTYLRRDHEDDVDEEENYQILRKAVNEYRGIMKEYYKAAVDAFAEGDHVRAEKLLEQGHFFHKKVREADEESSKKILESRNVDSQDEILLDLHDHGAKEALRLLKCHISSFSRIPSIKDLKVIIETNDEDITKGSRRRQVLKLLERESIKWTEEGNAGVILIHLDNINRKQLSFVKK
- the LOC142635997 gene encoding putative nuclear RNA export factor SDE5 isoform X1 — encoded protein: MEASGSNVPKYDDEEEQVLKGLLDAFGHTFSLDDIATAYCKAGRNADLAGEILYDMQGSTSSAATHASNGEAKGEESPKSSCGNFSEKSDIATGNSRASKPKTRPVCAGMVSSMLGKDYIKSTPPVNGSYMVRKPLKLDSKVMPMSELWEVEAKSCSPKYDRLHQEMEDFLFKMLGDGFKLDRDVIRQVLDNCGFDMIQSMEKLLDLAAVTVGKQNNFVGERTEKFIFQFRDVSPEVEVLSHQRKLQNGNRVSSTNGIEPPGKLRERNDLEKEVLVALFNAPERSNELVGRTTNAAKRSAASWRLVDGPPMDFLVDHKKTVTYLRRDHEDDVDEEENYQILRKAVNEYRGIMKEYYKAAVDAFAEGDHVRAEKLLEQGHFFHKKVREADEESSKKILESRNVDSQDEILLDLHDHGAKEALRLLKCHISSFSRIPSIKDLKVIIETNDEDITKGSRRRQVLKLLERESIKWTEEGNAGVILIHLDNINRKQLSFVKK